A single candidate division SR1 bacterium Aalborg_AAW-1 DNA region contains:
- the dnaX gene encoding DNA polymerase III subunit tau: MTQSLANKYRSSTFDDLVGQDHISHILKYQVAHHTRQANYLFFGPRGTGKTSSARLFAKAINCLSTTDGNPCNVCENCIAISKGTTMDIMEIDAASHTGVDNIREEIIDKLMYRPSMLKKRVTIIDEVHMLSKGAFNALLKTMEEPTEWMVFILATTELTKVPDTIVSRCQVFNFKKIPSSQIIDRLEYIANQESITNSQEGLSMIADLSDGCMRDAVKYLDQISVMGEVNETNVSQFLGVVSDASIARIIHLYDSYTSSQTDSDFAELITAIEQLGQQGVDLTLLPKQLMSYADRHFNENRQLYTTISTLSSQLLSQAKRYPHPLLLYKTLLYNNKTTTENSQPINPVTTKKQPTQFENMSGSNSSATPFSSYHQKEGQTNKEETLEQKNETSESTPLTQAIILLSPSLQKLLSGQSELVSINNGVAKLIITNSLAKLTLNKKETQDSICSAITSTSGQTVTSLELSFMTKEEYFSYQMGSL, from the coding sequence ATGACACAATCACTCGCTAATAAATATCGTTCTAGCACCTTTGATGATCTGGTTGGGCAAGATCACATCTCTCATATTCTTAAATATCAAGTTGCACATCATACTCGTCAGGCAAACTATCTTTTTTTCTGACCCAGATGAACAGGAAAAACATCGAGTGCAAGATTATTTGCCAAAGCAATCAATTGTCTAAGCACAACGGACGGCAATCCTTGTAATGTATGTGAAAATTGTATCGCTATTAGCAAAGGTACAACGATGGATATCATGGAGATCGATGCTGCTTCGCATACTTGAGTTGATAATATCAGAGAAGAAATTATCGATAAACTCATGTATCGTCCTAGTATGTTAAAAAAGAGAGTAACCATCATTGATGAAGTCCATATGCTGAGTAAATGAGCATTTAATGCTCTTCTTAAAACTATGGAAGAACCTACAGAATGGATGGTATTTATTCTCGCCACTACAGAACTGACGAAAGTTCCTGATACTATCGTATCACGTTGTCAGGTTTTTAATTTTAAGAAAATTCCATCTTCACAGATTATTGATCGTCTAGAATATATTGCTAACCAAGAATCTATCACCAATTCACAAGAAGGTCTTTCTATGATTGCTGATCTTTCTGATGGATGTATGAGAGATGCCGTAAAATATCTTGATCAGATTTCTGTCATGGGAGAAGTCAATGAAACAAATGTTTCACAGTTTCTGGGAGTAGTATCTGATGCAAGTATTGCTCGTATTATTCATCTCTACGATAGCTATACGAGTAGTCAAACAGATAGTGATTTTGCAGAGCTCATAACTGCTATTGAACAATTAGGACAACAAGGTGTTGATCTCACCCTATTACCAAAACAACTCATGAGTTATGCTGATCGTCACTTTAACGAAAATAGACAACTCTATACGACAATTAGTACGCTTTCTTCTCAACTCCTCAGTCAAGCAAAACGATATCCCCATCCCCTCCTCCTCTATAAGACACTTCTCTACAATAACAAAACTACAACTGAAAATTCACAACCGATAAATCCTGTGACAACTAAAAAACAACCAACTCAATTTGAAAATATGAGTTGATCAAATTCTTCAGCCACTCCTTTCTCTTCATATCATCAAAAAGAAGGACAAACCAATAAAGAAGAAACTCTGGAACAAAAAAACGAAACATCTGAATCCACTCCTCTTACCCAAGCTATTATTCTTCTTTCTCCATCATTACAAAAACTTCTTTCCTGACAGTCAGAGTTGGTCAGTATCAATAATGGAGTTGCAAAACTGATCATCACAAACTCGCTTGCGAAGCTTACGCTCAACAAAAAAGAGACCCAAGATAGTATCTGTTCGGCTATCACTTCGACAAGCGGTCAGACGGTTACTTCTCTTGAACTCTCTTTCATGACGAAAGAAGAATATTTTTCCTATCAGATGGGAAGTTTATAA
- a CDS encoding Polyphosphate kinase 2 (PPK2), whose product MSSLKLNKISTIPPKGLNKEKIVKQTQEMIKKIQAYQYKMYAEGKRSLLIILQGIDAAGKDGVVRHIFSGMNPLGTKASSFRVPTKEEASHDFLWRIHKETPAKGEVQIFNRSHYEDILVPTVEKLFDPEILKKRYNQINEFEALLQETGTTIVKFYLHISKDKQKEKLNERLTDPTKYWKHNIGDWDTRDDYDEYMDVYETIFAKCDKPEWHIIPADKNRYKVYQVSKVLLKVFEDMNLKWPQLSPDQETAYLKAKAELAQRTSDEERERYRMKWEAKQAKKVAKKEAKLAEKQAEKIEKERKKLEKKSKKEQKNIPYKIQK is encoded by the coding sequence ATGTCATCATTAAAACTGAATAAAATTTCAACTATCCCACCCAAAGGACTTAATAAAGAAAAGATTGTCAAACAAACTCAAGAAATGATTAAAAAAATTCAAGCATACCAATACAAAATGTATGCAGAAGGTAAAAGATCTCTTCTGATAATCCTTCAAGGTATTGATGCTGCAGGTAAAGATGGTGTTGTTAGACATATTTTTTCTTGAATGAATCCTTTAGGAACAAAAGCAAGCTCATTTAGAGTTCCCACAAAAGAAGAAGCTTCTCATGACTTTCTATGGAGAATCCACAAAGAGACTCCTGCAAAATGAGAAGTCCAAATCTTCAATCGCTCTCATTATGAAGACATTCTCGTACCTACAGTAGAAAAGTTATTCGACCCAGAAATACTTAAGAAAAGATATAATCAAATCAATGAATTTGAAGCACTTCTCCAAGAAACTTGAACTACTATTGTAAAATTCTATCTTCATATTTCTAAAGACAAACAAAAAGAAAAATTAAATGAAAGACTCACTGATCCAACCAAATATTGGAAACATAATATTGGAGACTGGGATACTCGTGATGACTATGATGAATATATGGATGTCTATGAAACAATATTTGCAAAATGTGACAAACCAGAATGGCATATTATACCTGCAGACAAAAATCGATATAAAGTCTATCAAGTCTCAAAAGTATTGCTCAAAGTATTTGAAGATATGAATCTCAAATGGCCACAGCTCTCTCCTGATCAAGAAACTGCATATCTCAAAGCAAAAGCCGAACTTGCACAAAGAACAAGCGATGAAGAACGTGAAAGATATAGAATGAAATGGGAAGCAAAACAAGCTAAAAAGGTTGCTAAAAAAGAAGCAAAATTAGCTGAAAAACAGGCAGAAAAAATTGAAAAAGAAAGAAAAAAACTTGAAAAAAAATCTAAAAAAGAACAAAAAAACATTCCATACAAGATTCAAAAGTAG
- a CDS encoding VTC domain protein, translating to MKEQTNTKLFEALKDFDTISLEQLNATMSLMERIEKKYMIKLEDLGALMKELHHDYYILSIKNNSIFTYDNIYMDTDDFLFFHQHERGQSSRMKVRTREYVDSNIAFFECKQREGEVIRKSRYGLPVQESKILTNQSASFYQSICTSLNLDHAHVTLKPTIRTLYKRVTLCSKKNDERITIDFDVQVQDIMNKNTDLISLGPVAIIETKSSHNKSQSHAIIEKLGYKEAKGCSKYCLGILYTHTIPSTVRFKDTMNFIDAVNKPIKKIQKKTTQKLGGIKKSIIADIKKPSKTTAIKKEPVLV from the coding sequence ATGAAAGAACAAACAAATACAAAACTTTTTGAAGCTCTTAAAGACTTTGATACTATTTCTCTTGAACAGCTTAATGCAACAATGAGTCTTATGGAAAGAATTGAAAAAAAATATATGATCAAACTTGAAGATCTTTGAGCACTTATGAAAGAACTTCATCATGATTATTATATACTTTCTATAAAAAATAATTCTATTTTCACGTATGATAATATTTATATGGATACTGATGATTTTCTTTTCTTCCATCAACATGAAAGAGGACAAAGTTCTAGGATGAAAGTAAGAACAAGAGAATATGTAGATAGCAACATTGCATTCTTTGAATGTAAACAAAGAGAATGAGAAGTTATTCGCAAATCAAGATATGGTTTACCTGTACAAGAGTCCAAAATTCTCACCAATCAAAGTGCTTCATTTTATCAAAGTATATGCACAAGTCTCAATCTCGATCATGCGCACGTGACATTAAAACCAACCATACGTACCTTATACAAAAGAGTTACTCTCTGTAGTAAAAAAAATGATGAAAGAATCACCATAGACTTTGATGTACAAGTACAAGACATCATGAATAAAAACACAGATCTTATATCACTATGACCTGTGGCAATCATAGAAACAAAATCTAGTCATAACAAGTCTCAAAGTCATGCTATTATAGAAAAATTATGATATAAAGAAGCAAAATGATGTAGTAAATACTGTCTTGGTATCCTTTACACTCATACCATTCCTTCTACAGTAAGATTTAAAGATACTATGAATTTCATCGATGCAGTCAACAAGCCAATCAAAAAAATTCAAAAAAAAACTACCCAAAAACTTGGTGGAATAAAAAAATCTATTATTGCTGATATCAAAAAACCAAGCAAAACAACAGCTATTAAAAAAGAACCTGTTCTTGTATAA
- the murD gene encoding UDP-N-acetylmuramoylalanine--D-glutamate ligase, translating to MKKIGSVVIYGKGKAMKSVCELLEHFQISYTQMDDTDADQAVIKKSKIIIATPGIKPSHRLYTTHGKKIMSELSFVGKLINDGYITWRNNIQLIGITGTNGKSTTTRVLYQACKLLEEKKELSDRKNVYIGGNFDLPLSGILLDIMREKKTEQHSIIILEASSFMLWKLQHLKFSVGVLLNIAQDHIDRHGSMKDYLQSKLNILVYADSAITISEIKENVLKDQMRGISLLHRLRPFWWQTNRPINRLNYGALPDFHHPLFLGSHNAYNFGAVDMVLQQLYGDYDHDILQQIQPVAHRLQPILLTGGVTIIDDSVSSSAHALGAALESMQGPIVLISGGYDNGENYSSLIEKIADKVKVAIFYGQTRVHLYPLAKQVVTDTFMVETLQEAMKLAGEEAKKHHLNTILYSPGAKSFDQFENVYERIATFEKLVEEYR from the coding sequence ATGAAAAAGATATGATCAGTAGTGATCTATGGAAAAGGAAAAGCAATGAAATCAGTCTGTGAACTCTTGGAACACTTTCAGATATCTTACACTCAGATGGATGATACGGATGCAGATCAAGCAGTGATCAAAAAATCAAAAATCATCATAGCCACACCAGGCATCAAACCAAGTCATCGACTCTATACTACCCATGGGAAGAAAATTATGTCAGAACTTTCTTTTGTTGGTAAGCTCATCAATGATGGTTATATCACGTGGCGAAATAATATCCAACTGATCGGAATCACGGGAACAAATGGGAAAAGTACCACAACGCGAGTACTCTATCAAGCATGCAAGCTTTTAGAAGAAAAAAAGGAACTCTCTGATAGAAAAAACGTCTATATTGGATGAAACTTTGATCTTCCATTGAGTGGAATCTTGCTGGATATTATGAGAGAGAAAAAAACTGAACAGCATTCTATTATTATATTAGAAGCTTCATCTTTTATGCTTTGGAAACTTCAACATCTCAAATTTTCAGTATGAGTGTTGTTAAATATTGCGCAAGATCATATCGACCGACATGGTAGTATGAAAGACTATCTTCAATCTAAATTAAATATATTAGTTTATGCAGATAGTGCTATCACTATCTCAGAGATCAAAGAAAATGTCTTGAAGGATCAAATGCGATGAATTAGTTTGTTACATAGATTGCGACCGTTTTGGTGGCAGACAAATAGACCTATCAATCGATTAAATTATGGAGCATTACCAGACTTTCATCATCCATTGTTTCTATGATCTCATAATGCGTATAATTTTGGGGCAGTTGATATGGTATTACAACAACTCTATGGTGACTATGATCATGATATTCTCCAACAGATACAACCCGTCGCTCATCGTCTGCAACCCATTCTCCTCACATGATGAGTAACGATTATTGATGATAGTGTATCTAGTAGTGCCCATGCTTTAGGTGCGGCTCTTGAGTCGATGCAATGACCTATTGTGCTTATTTCATGATGATATGATAATGGTGAAAATTATAGTTCACTGATAGAAAAAATTGCTGATAAAGTAAAAGTTGCGATTTTTTATGGACAAACTCGTGTACATCTTTACCCACTTGCTAAACAGGTTGTTACGGATACTTTTATGGTAGAAACTTTACAAGAAGCGATGAAACTTGCTTGAGAAGAAGCTAAAAAACATCATCTGAACACTATCCTGTATAGTCCAGGAGCAAAAAGTTTTGATCAGTTTGAGAATGTTTATGAGAGAATTGCTACTTTTGAGAAGTTGGTAGAGGAGTATAGGTAA
- the catE gene encoding Catechol-2,3-dioxygenase — translation MKGILLGTGVIGVLILGGCMTRQEEQFSDTKMVMNTTTNITNLPSIIGENVSLGPIVLYVRDLKVMKEWYGAALNFPVLEETTDRIVFGRQEVPFLILEHHDNYELWTPSDAGLYHIAYLHDTQQALANRLLNVAQMSPTSFQGSADHSVSEAFYFGDPEGNGVELYYDRDPSTRQWKDGQVTMGSAYIDTNAYIQQYAQTGTSLEDNVKIGHIHLQVGDLAQARTFYADILGFDVVADNSNQGALFVSAGGYHHNFGLNVWNSDGATTRPDNQYGLGEMTIILPTQDDIENLKNRLTQAGVEFTDDSNGLKFSDPWNNKLVVKTNE, via the coding sequence ATGAAGTGAATACTATTATGAACTGGAGTGATAGGAGTATTGATCCTTTGATGATGTATGACTCGTCAAGAAGAACAATTTTCAGATACTAAAATGGTCATGAATACTACTACTAATATAACTAATTTGCCATCGATTATATGAGAAAACGTATCGCTCTGACCTATCGTATTATATGTTCGTGACCTGAAAGTTATGAAAGAATGGTATGGAGCTGCACTTAATTTCCCAGTCTTAGAGGAGACTACTGATCGTATCGTATTTGGACGTCAGGAAGTTCCTTTTTTGATCTTAGAACACCATGATAATTATGAATTATGGACTCCAAGTGATGCAGGTCTATATCATATAGCGTATCTGCATGATACTCAGCAGGCATTAGCGAATCGCCTATTGAATGTTGCACAAATGAGTCCTACATCATTTCAAGGTTCAGCAGATCATAGTGTTAGTGAAGCGTTCTATTTTGGTGATCCAGAAGGGAATGGAGTAGAATTGTACTATGATAGAGATCCATCGACGCGACAGTGGAAGGATGGGCAAGTAACAATGGGATCAGCGTATATTGATACCAATGCGTATATTCAGCAGTATGCTCAGACAGGAACTTCCCTGGAAGATAACGTAAAGATCTGACATATTCATTTGCAGGTGGGAGATTTGGCACAGGCAAGAACATTTTATGCTGATATATTGGGATTTGATGTAGTAGCTGATAATAGTAATCAGTGAGCACTCTTTGTATCGGCTGGTTGATATCATCATAATTTTGGGCTGAATGTCTGGAATAGTGATGGTGCAACAACCAGACCTGATAATCAATATGGACTATGAGAAATGACGATTATTTTGCCAACTCAAGATGATATTGAAAATTTAAAAAATCGCCTGACCCAAGCGTGAGTTGAGTTTACAGACGATAGTAATGGATTGAAATTCTCTGATCCGTGGAATAATAAGTTGGTCGTTAAAACAAATGAATAA
- a CDS encoding nicotinamide-nucleotide adenylyltransferase — MQHSIKTTGLFISRTQGTHKGHISALIQAIDSGIHHILYGIGSSNKERTSENPFNFQERENIAYTLMNLLQQDHPYISYEIYNIPDFNDVKARKKHIQDTVPDFDTLISGNPHVNSIWNDKKTIIPIFDTPYRGTHIRYQLQMEDWKTLRESVPEEIIKLYKQINAPQIIQSIERQNPTPPRIATDLIIVYNKKYIVGRRKHAPYGLALIGGMLDPGERIHECALREGYEELFQRDDPDKQLILTSQHPLRINDNPLRDPRGRIISFAYEAKILGGQVTGGDDISSITFLSPEEVMNRPLEDFAFPDHKDTLLAHITMNS, encoded by the coding sequence ATGCAGCATTCAATAAAAACTACATGATTATTCATATCACGTACACAAGGCACACACAAATGACATATTTCTGCTCTTATACAAGCAATAGATTCCTGAATACATCATATCTTGTATGGTATTGGTAGTTCAAATAAGGAAAGAACCTCAGAGAATCCTTTCAATTTTCAAGAAAGAGAAAATATTGCATATACGCTGATGAATCTTCTACAGCAAGACCATCCATATATCAGTTATGAAATATATAACATTCCTGACTTCAATGACGTAAAAGCTCGAAAAAAACATATACAAGATACCGTACCAGATTTTGATACTCTTATTTCATGAAATCCTCATGTGAATAGTATCTGGAATGACAAAAAAACAATAATCCCTATTTTCGATACTCCCTATAGAGGTACACATATTAGATATCAGCTCCAAATGGAAGATTGGAAAACACTAAGAGAATCTGTACCAGAAGAAATTATTAAGCTTTACAAACAAATCAATGCTCCTCAAATCATTCAATCAATCGAGAGACAGAATCCTACTCCACCAAGAATAGCTACCGATCTCATTATTGTATACAATAAAAAGTATATAGTCGGTAGAAGAAAACATGCACCCTATGGTTTGGCACTAATTTGATGAATGTTAGATCCTTGAGAACGTATCCATGAGTGCGCTTTGAGAGAATGATATGAAGAATTATTCCAAAGAGATGATCCTGATAAACAACTTATATTAACATCCCAACATCCTCTTCGTATCAATGATAATCCACTAAGAGATCCAAGATGACGCATCATATCATTTGCTTATGAAGCGAAGATCTTATGATGACAAGTAACATGATGAGATGATATCTCTTCTATTACATTTCTTAGTCCTGAAGAAGTTATGAATCGCCCTCTCGAGGATTTTGCATTTCCAGATCATAAAGACACACTTCTGGCTCATATCACAATGAATTCATAA